One stretch of Bombina bombina isolate aBomBom1 chromosome 7, aBomBom1.pri, whole genome shotgun sequence DNA includes these proteins:
- the LOC128666986 gene encoding oocyte zinc finger protein XlCOF6, translated as MMNVEMIQMTENILNETSEILYQLNEQEQAKFDEVAVYFTKEEWDRLNEEEKEIYKDVMLENYHNLRFLGHIRMKPTLVSRIEEGEEPYVRIYQQPREDVFLVNNGVDLSMTKNTTLIHHAPLDIPSFVWKDNFGKYDLQETNRNVHNPASKIEMKTVIIKEEEYTSVTPYIQEHDQSCKTPNNISVIRSKSKDNENVQDNQSYRFMHCTDQKVLNTRVGLACFECGKRFSQKSGLLKHQRYHMAEKTFTCTECEKSFGSNKALATHKRAHTEEKPYVCTECGKCFRHRSHLSNHLKVHGEIKTYTCSECGKCFANNAKLGIHKRIHTGEKPFACTECGKSFATKAKLVKHERIHTGEKPFACSECGKCFSQSSNLITHRKKHTGEKPFECSECGKSFSMKSSLLVHQRMHTGEKPYICAECGKSFASSTELVRHKRMHTDERPFVCTECGKCFRKFSNLASHRTIHTGEKPFTCPECGKSFSQSSNFVAHKKIHTGEKPFACSECHKCFGSNVELVRHQVVHKGEKTFTCSECNKSFARKSDLSIHRRIHTGEKPYSCSICEKSFTASSSLVIHKRIHTGEKPFVCSECGKSFRNWSNLNTHKKIHTGVKPFICSECGKCFTTNAEVVMHNRIHTGEKPFVCSECGKSFRHSSHLASHKKLHTGEKSYSCAECGKGFVTNAKLDLHKIIHTGEKPFPCSECGKCFNKSSNLSTHKKTHTRVKPFSCSECGKYFISQEAVFIHSKTHTEEKPFVCSECGKCFSQSSHLTNHSKVHIAEKSFLCSECEKSFPSNAKLALHMRIHTGENTFACSECGECFNKSSNLTSHKKIHAGIENHIHALEVGNDFSLNTHQVSDLKQETTF; from the exons ATGATGAATGTGGAAATGATACAAATGACTGAAAACATTTTGAACGAAACCTCTGAGATCCTTTACCAGCTGAATGAGCAG gaacaaGCTAAGTTTGATGAAGTTGCCGTTTATTTCACTAAGGAGGAGTGGGACCGTTTAAATGAAGAAGAAAAAGAGATTTACAAAGATGTTATGTTGGAGAACTATCATAATCTCAGGTTTCTAG GTCACATTCGTATGAAACCTACACTTGTGTCGAGGATTGAGGAGGGAGAGGAGCCGTACGTAAGAATTTATCAGCAGCCACGGGAGGATGTGTTTCTTGTAAACAATGGCGTAG atttatCTATGACAAAAAATACAACACTCATTCACCATGCACCCCTCGATATACCTTCCTTTGTGTGGAAGGATAACTTTGGGAAATATGATCTTCAGGAGACAAATCGTAATGTCCATAATCCTGCAAGCAAGATTGAGATGAAGACAGTTATAATAAAGGAAGAAGAATATACTAGTGTTACCCCATATATCCAAGAGCATGACCAATCATGCAAGACTCCTAATAACATATCTGTAATTAGATCTAAAAGCAAAGATAATGAAAATGTACAAGATAACCAGTCATATAGATTTATGCATTGTACGGATCAGAAAGTCTTAAATACACGTGTAGGGCTGGCATGTTTTGAATGTGGGAAACGTTTTAGTCAGAAGTCAGGTCTTCTTAAACATCAAAGATATCATATGGCAGAAAAAACATTTAcgtgtactgaatgtgaaaaatCCTTTGGATCTAACAAAGCTCTTGCCACTCATAAAAGAGCACACACAGAAGAGAAACCTTATGTATGCAccgaatgtggaaaatgtttccgGCACCGCTCCCATCTTAGTAATCATTTAAAAGTTCACGGGGAGATCAAAACATatacatgttctgaatgtgggaaatgttttgctaaTAATGCAAAGCTTGGTATACATAAAAGGatacacacaggagaaaaaccgttTGCATGCACTGAATGTGGGAAGTCTTTTGCTACCAAAGCAAAACTCGTTAAACATGAgcgaattcatacaggagaaaaaccaTTTGCATGCTCAGAGTGCGGAAAGTGTTTTAGTCAAAGCTCAAATCTTATCACTCATAGGAAAAAGCACACAGGCGAAAAACCTTTtgagtgttctgaatgtgggaaaagcTTCAGTATGAAGTCAAGTCTTCTAGTACATCAGCGTATGCACACTGGCGAAAAACCATACATATGCGCAGAATGTGGGAAATCTTTTGCTAGTAGTACAGAACTTGTAAGACATAAAAGAATGCACACAGATGAAAGACCATTTGTATGtactgagtgtgggaaatgttttcgaAAGTTTTCAAATCTTGCTTCTCATAGGACGatccacacaggagaaaaaccattTACCTGTCCtgaatgtgggaaaagttttagCCAGAGCTCAAATTTTGTTGCACATAAAAAGATTCACACGGGAGAAAAACCATTTGCGTGCTCTGAGTGTCATAAATGCTTTGGGAGTAATGTAGAGCTTGTTCGACATCAGGTTGTACATAAAGGAGAAAAAACATTTACTTGCTCTGAATGTAATAAATCTTTTGCTAGGAAATCAGATCTTAGTATACATAGGAGAATTCACACTGGAGAAAAACCGTACTCATGCTCTATATGTGAGAAATCTTTTACTGCTAGCTCAAGTCTTGTGATTCATAAGAGAATTCATACTGGAGAGAAACCATTTGTCTGCTCAGAATGTGGAAAATCTTTTCGTAACTGGTCAAATCTCAATACACATAAGAAAATTCACACAGGTGTAAAACCGTTTATATGTTCTGAATGTGGTAAATGTTTTACTACCAATGCAGAGGTTGTTATGCATAACAGAATTCACACTGGAGAAAAGCCATTTGTGTGCTCTGAGTGTGGGAAATCATTTCGCCACAGCTCCCATCTTGCTAGTCATAAAAAACTTCACACAGGGGAAAAATCATATTCTTGTGCTGAATGCGGAAAAGGTTTTGTTACTAATGCAAAACTTGATTTGCATAAGATAATACACACTGGAGAAAAACCATTTCCATGTTCTGAGTGTGGCAAATGTTTTAACAAAAGCTCAAATCTCAGCACTCACAAGAAAACTCATACACGTGTCAAACCATTTTCTTGTTCCGAATGTGGTAAATATTTTATTAGCCAAGAAGCAGTTTTTATTCATAGTAAAACTCACACAGAAGAAAAACCATTTGTGTgctctgaatgtgggaagtgttttagcCAAAGCTCCCATCTAACTAATCATAGTAAAGTTCACATAGCTGAAAAATCATTTTTGTGTTCTGAATGTGAAAAAAGTTTTCCCAGTAATGCAAAGCTTGCTTTGCATAtgagaattcacacaggagaaaacacatttgcatgttctgaatgtggggaatgtTTTAACAAAAGTTCAAATCTTACCTCTCATAAGAAAATTCATGCAGGAATTGAAAATCATATACATGCTTTGGAGGTGGgaaatgatttttctttaaatacCCATCAAGTCAGCGATCTAAAACAGGAAACTACCTTTTGA